One window from the genome of Acuticoccus sp. I52.16.1 encodes:
- a CDS encoding sulfatase-like hydrolase/transferase: MPRNLVFMVLDSCRYDSFVRAKTPNFDRLGQAEKRFSYASWTAPSHYTFTMGLVPHRSPQGVYASEVYKEDFGAWVERLDIPDLGFKNFIPELSLPKLLKDHGYRTVGRVSMPVLNGFTLINKFFDDYKLMSNHNDFAGMVKEIEFSSEAPTYYFLNLGETHYPYMLSGENLPHISGVHGAVKSLAKGGDGGGKVEDEFFDDAMMKSLHDQQVRCVEYVDNLFGQLLDKAPEDTFFVVVGDHGEAFGEDGYFGHGPVMHEIAFTVPFLEGKRP; this comes from the coding sequence ATGCCGCGTAATCTTGTTTTCATGGTCCTCGACAGCTGCCGATACGACAGCTTCGTCCGCGCGAAGACCCCGAATTTCGACCGCCTCGGGCAGGCGGAAAAGCGCTTTTCTTACGCCTCTTGGACGGCGCCCTCGCACTACACCTTCACGATGGGTCTCGTGCCGCATCGGAGCCCGCAGGGCGTCTATGCGTCGGAGGTCTACAAAGAAGACTTCGGTGCTTGGGTCGAGCGGTTGGATATTCCCGACCTCGGCTTCAAGAATTTCATTCCCGAGCTGTCGCTGCCGAAGCTGTTGAAGGACCATGGCTATCGCACCGTCGGGCGCGTCTCCATGCCGGTGCTGAACGGGTTCACGCTCATCAACAAGTTCTTCGATGACTACAAGTTGATGTCGAACCACAATGATTTTGCCGGAATGGTGAAGGAAATTGAGTTCTCGTCCGAGGCGCCGACCTACTATTTCCTGAACCTGGGCGAGACGCATTATCCGTACATGCTGTCGGGTGAGAACCTGCCGCACATCTCGGGCGTGCACGGCGCCGTGAAATCGCTCGCCAAAGGGGGCGACGGTGGCGGAAAGGTGGAGGACGAATTCTTCGACGACGCGATGATGAAGTCGCTCCATGACCAGCAGGTTCGCTGTGTGGAATACGTCGACAATCTGTTTGGTCAGCTTTTGGACAAGGCGCCGGAGGACACGTTCTTCGTGGTCGTCGGCGACCACGGCGAAGCCTTCGGCGAGGACGGTTACTTCGGACACGGACCTGTAATGCATGAGATTGCCTTCACAGTGCCATTTCTCGAAGGCAAAAGGCCCTGA
- a CDS encoding tetratricopeptide repeat protein, producing the protein MKENIDPRTKLLIRRDVQQAMEFLKKGDLESARATFVAMVEGHPEVTLGYIGLGQVHMQEGDPETALKYFQDALEIDPHSAMALTMSARARERMGDIDGALEDYEESGQADPSRGTSQVRMSQIFAREGDYEEASNRLREALKRNPQQVAVRFMLASNLEKAGDTDAAKAELQRILESHPEFGAAAFALARLYVRDEDYAAAEPLLMDAVEQNPTKPAPYAALGAMLRAMGEHEDALEAYEAALELKPNFQPFALGAADCHIDLGQHQEAIRVLRGALRASRQPALIHKKLGDAYLAMGQAVQALDEFRAAVLGVPEFAQKHPDLTAMLDEAGREDETAHKVQAYLGDLIEAQREAPAERRFGDVLRNRQTRPIQPTGA; encoded by the coding sequence ATGAAAGAGAACATAGACCCGCGAACCAAGCTGCTGATCCGGCGGGACGTTCAGCAGGCGATGGAGTTCCTCAAGAAGGGTGACCTCGAGAGCGCCCGCGCGACGTTCGTCGCGATGGTCGAGGGGCACCCGGAGGTCACCCTCGGCTACATCGGCCTCGGCCAGGTGCACATGCAGGAGGGCGACCCCGAGACCGCGCTGAAGTATTTCCAGGACGCGCTGGAGATCGACCCGCACTCGGCCATGGCGCTGACGATGAGCGCCCGCGCCCGGGAGCGAATGGGCGACATCGACGGGGCGCTGGAGGACTACGAGGAGTCCGGCCAGGCCGACCCCTCGCGCGGCACCTCGCAGGTGCGCATGAGCCAGATCTTCGCACGGGAGGGGGACTACGAAGAGGCCTCCAACCGCCTGCGCGAGGCCTTGAAGCGCAATCCGCAGCAGGTCGCGGTACGGTTCATGCTGGCGAGCAACCTGGAGAAGGCCGGCGACACCGACGCCGCCAAGGCCGAGCTGCAGCGGATCCTGGAGTCGCATCCGGAATTCGGCGCCGCCGCCTTCGCGCTGGCCCGGCTCTATGTGCGCGACGAGGACTACGCGGCCGCCGAGCCGCTGCTGATGGACGCGGTCGAGCAGAATCCGACGAAGCCGGCGCCCTATGCCGCGCTCGGCGCGATGCTGCGCGCGATGGGCGAGCACGAGGATGCGCTGGAAGCCTACGAGGCCGCGCTAGAGCTGAAGCCCAACTTCCAGCCCTTCGCGCTCGGTGCGGCGGACTGCCATATCGACCTCGGGCAGCACCAGGAGGCGATCCGAGTGCTGCGCGGCGCACTGCGCGCCAGCCGCCAGCCCGCGCTCATCCACAAGAAATTGGGCGACGCCTACCTGGCGATGGGCCAGGCCGTGCAGGCGCTCGACGAGTTCCGCGCCGCGGTGCTCGGCGTGCCGGAATTTGCCCAGAAGCACCCCGATCTGACGGCGATGCTCGACGAGGCGGGGCGCGAGGACGAGACCGCGCACAAGGTTCAGGCCTACCTGGGCGACCTCATCGAGGCGCAACGGGAGGCGCCGGCGGAGCGCCGCTTCGGCGACGTCCTGCGCAACAGACAAACCAGACCGATCCAGCCGACGGGTGCCTAA